In Pseudoalteromonas translucida KMM 520, the following are encoded in one genomic region:
- the betI gene encoding transcriptional regulator BetI, with the protein MEPIRRQQLIDATIESVAQRGLQATTINSISRNAGLSSGIISHYFGGKQGLIEATVRYLLTSLKQELVCKLEANTNATQRLMFIIEANFALVQQRSDTTRTWLSFWAQSMHDAELHRLQNVNSKRLQSNLAFSFKQLMPTEQAKQAAELSAAMIDGLWLRAVLSKSNEHQFNHSEKLAKSYVHSLIKQYGA; encoded by the coding sequence ATGGAACCTATAAGACGTCAGCAGCTAATTGACGCAACAATTGAGTCGGTTGCACAGCGCGGTTTACAGGCAACCACTATTAACAGTATCAGTAGAAATGCGGGATTATCCTCTGGCATTATTAGTCATTACTTTGGTGGTAAGCAGGGATTAATTGAAGCAACGGTCAGGTATTTACTTACGAGTTTAAAACAGGAGCTTGTTTGCAAACTTGAAGCAAATACCAACGCGACGCAGCGCTTAATGTTTATTATTGAAGCCAACTTTGCACTTGTGCAACAGCGTTCAGACACCACACGAACTTGGTTGAGCTTTTGGGCACAATCAATGCATGATGCCGAATTACACCGGCTACAAAATGTAAACAGCAAACGCTTGCAAAGTAATTTAGCATTTTCATTTAAGCAATTAATGCCCACTGAGCAAGCAAAACAAGCTGCCGAACTTAGCGCCGCCATGATCGACGGCCTATGGTTGCGAGCAGTACTTAGTAAATCAAACGAACATCAGTTTAATCACAGTGAAAAGCTAGCAAAAAGTTATGTGCATTCACTCATCAAGCAATATGGAGCCTAG
- a CDS encoding DUF3081 domain-containing protein: protein MKNEIDNKQILAVYERIIQRGEMQDDGKHYQGVTAYSDADGYTIYLQGSGVELRFGFHNTYHLDYEHEKHKDDFLKKLHNIANET, encoded by the coding sequence ATGAAAAATGAAATCGACAACAAGCAAATTTTAGCTGTGTATGAACGCATAATACAACGCGGCGAAATGCAGGATGATGGTAAGCATTATCAAGGCGTTACCGCGTATTCAGACGCAGACGGTTATACCATTTATTTACAAGGCAGCGGGGTAGAACTGCGCTTTGGTTTTCATAATACGTATCATCTTGATTACGAACATGAAAAACACAAAGATGACTTTTTAAAAAAATTACACAATATTGCCAATGAAACCTAA
- a CDS encoding flavohemoglobin expression-modulating QEGLA motif protein: protein MIDKALLLKTRELSDQLVALQTPIRILDAINWDKQIKEEFFRQKCQKNPLIDRAYYQQRDLGFVPSELRQAFSTLQRNIINQLGQLNPIAQYMGKMCSEYKTVLSMLEYRGTPEFHDLSVELFGHPKDLFHAGEPSLTELANMLERPLKNLLIADILPDDPKNIAASDAVRILSEQVNASMVGINVEVMLSDGIVSDAAAGANNIKLNKDVKFSQRELDILEVHEGWIHVGTTQNGLAQPYLTCLSKGTPSSTVTQEGLAVLTEIITLKSTPRRLSKLVNRIQAVTKVIDGAEFVDIYRDYVAQGLSQDESYTLAQRVFRGSTPTGLPFTKDIAYIKGFVLVYNLIRVAIQLGRIDQLPLLLVGKISIDDFRLITQLHSLGVIESPKFVPPHFKDLRGLATWLSFGRFIGDLSFEQLENDYKPLFL from the coding sequence ATGATAGACAAGGCGTTACTACTTAAAACTCGTGAATTATCAGATCAATTAGTTGCCCTGCAAACACCTATAAGAATACTGGATGCGATTAATTGGGATAAACAAATTAAAGAAGAATTTTTTAGACAGAAATGTCAAAAAAATCCACTTATCGATCGTGCTTATTATCAGCAGCGCGATTTAGGATTTGTGCCCAGCGAACTACGCCAAGCATTTTCTACTTTGCAGCGTAACATTATTAACCAGTTAGGACAGCTAAATCCAATAGCTCAATATATGGGAAAAATGTGCAGCGAGTATAAAACAGTATTAAGCATGCTGGAATATCGAGGAACGCCTGAGTTTCATGACTTATCAGTAGAGCTATTCGGGCATCCTAAAGATTTGTTTCATGCTGGTGAGCCTTCACTTACTGAGCTGGCAAACATGTTAGAGCGGCCGCTTAAAAACTTATTAATTGCAGATATACTGCCAGACGATCCTAAAAATATAGCAGCCAGCGATGCCGTGCGTATTTTATCGGAGCAAGTTAATGCCAGTATGGTGGGGATCAACGTAGAGGTAATGCTAAGCGATGGCATAGTGAGTGATGCAGCCGCCGGGGCTAATAACATTAAACTTAATAAAGATGTGAAGTTTTCGCAGCGTGAACTCGATATTTTAGAAGTACACGAAGGCTGGATACACGTAGGCACGACGCAAAATGGCCTAGCGCAACCTTACTTAACCTGTTTAAGTAAAGGCACGCCTAGCTCTACAGTGACCCAAGAGGGCCTTGCGGTATTAACCGAAATTATCACCTTAAAATCAACACCACGGCGCTTATCTAAATTAGTTAATCGTATTCAAGCGGTAACCAAGGTAATTGATGGTGCTGAATTTGTTGATATTTACCGCGACTATGTAGCGCAAGGATTATCGCAAGATGAAAGCTATACCCTAGCTCAGCGTGTATTTAGAGGCAGCACACCCACAGGTTTACCGTTTACTAAAGACATTGCCTACATTAAAGGCTTTGTTTTGGTGTACAACTTAATCCGGGTTGCCATACAACTGGGCCGAATCGATCAACTGCCTTTATTACTGGTGGGAAAAATATCGATTGATGACTTTAGGCTGATTACGCAACTGCATAGTTTAGGAGTAATCGAATCGCCTAAGTTTGTACCGCCACATTTTAAAGACTTACGCGGTTTAGCAACTTGGCTCAGTTTTGGGCGCTTTATTGGTGACTTGTCGTTTGAACAATTAGAAAACGATTATAAGCCGCTGTTTTTATAA
- a CDS encoding DUF1338 domain-containing protein codes for MHTDVNTLFDNLWQNYLNVTPSADKIHDLLGSTQKDDIINDHIALRTFNIEKVGLEKLAAHFLALGYKECGEYHFEAKKLYAKHYEHSDLTQPKVFISELLVDKCSPELQAIVNDMVSQIDENAVTADNFLYSGTHWQVSTDTYKQLLAESEYAAWMSAWGYRANHFTVNINTLDKFDNIEDVNQALKDAGFTLNSSGGEVKGSPEVLLEQSSTLADEYSVSFSDGEMSIPSCFYEFAIRYPKADGELYTGFVAASADKIFESTNAR; via the coding sequence ATGCATACTGATGTAAATACATTATTTGATAACCTATGGCAAAACTACTTAAACGTAACGCCATCGGCAGACAAAATTCATGATCTATTAGGTTCAACGCAAAAAGATGACATTATTAACGATCATATTGCTCTGCGTACCTTTAACATTGAAAAAGTGGGCTTAGAAAAGCTGGCAGCACACTTTTTAGCTTTGGGTTATAAAGAATGTGGTGAGTATCACTTTGAAGCTAAAAAGCTATACGCAAAGCACTACGAGCATAGCGATTTAACGCAGCCAAAAGTATTTATTTCTGAGTTGTTGGTCGATAAATGCTCTCCTGAGTTACAAGCAATTGTAAATGATATGGTAAGCCAAATTGACGAAAACGCAGTGACTGCCGATAACTTTTTATACTCAGGCACGCACTGGCAAGTAAGCACAGACACTTATAAGCAACTTCTTGCCGAGAGCGAATACGCAGCGTGGATGTCGGCATGGGGTTACCGAGCTAATCACTTTACGGTAAATATTAATACCCTTGATAAGTTTGATAACATTGAAGATGTTAACCAAGCGCTAAAAGATGCAGGCTTTACACTTAACAGCTCAGGCGGCGAAGTAAAAGGTTCGCCAGAGGTATTACTTGAGCAATCGTCAACACTTGCTGATGAGTACTCAGTGAGCTTTAGCGATGGTGAAATGAGCATTCCTAGCTGTTTTTATGAGTTTGCTATTCGCTACCCTAAAGCAGATGGTGAGCTTTACACCGGATTTGTAGCAGCCTCTGCCGATAAAATTTTTGAAAGTACCAATGCGCGCTAA
- the astD gene encoding succinylglutamate-semialdehyde dehydrogenase, with the protein MNTQLINNQWQAGQGPAFASINPSNGETVWQGNGASAEQVNSAIKAARAAQLQWADTPLEQRITILESFAAQLKEHSEEFAVIIAQETGKPLWETRTEVGAMTGKVAISVKAYNERTGTTENPMPGAKAFIRHKPHGVVAIFGPYNFPGHLPNGHIVPAILAGNTVVFKPSELTPHVAQFTLSLWLKAGLPAGVINLVQGEIETGKALAAHQDIDGLFFTGSSNTGHLLHKQFAGHPGKILALEMGGNNPLIIKDVNDISAAVHDIIQSGFITSGQRCTCARRVFIENSSNGDTILAKLISATNNIVVDDSFATEQPFMGAMISEKAALGMVAAQNELVAKGAEILVELKQLKPGTGFVSPGIIDVTNVSDMPDEEHFGPLIKVYRYSDFDSAINEANNTSFGLSAGLLADSEHDYSHFLKRIRAGIVNWNRPITGASSAAPFGGIGASGNHRASAYYAADYCAYPVASVESDKVTLPQTLAPGLIIE; encoded by the coding sequence ATGAATACACAACTTATAAATAACCAATGGCAAGCAGGCCAAGGCCCCGCGTTTGCCTCAATTAATCCAAGCAATGGCGAAACAGTTTGGCAAGGTAATGGCGCCAGTGCTGAGCAAGTAAATAGCGCAATAAAAGCAGCAAGAGCCGCGCAGTTACAATGGGCCGATACCCCGCTTGAGCAGCGTATTACTATACTAGAGAGCTTTGCTGCACAACTAAAAGAACACAGCGAAGAGTTTGCCGTTATTATTGCCCAAGAAACCGGGAAGCCTTTATGGGAAACCCGTACTGAAGTAGGCGCGATGACAGGTAAAGTCGCTATTTCGGTAAAAGCATATAATGAGCGTACCGGCACCACAGAAAACCCAATGCCTGGTGCAAAAGCATTTATTAGGCATAAACCGCACGGTGTAGTGGCTATTTTTGGCCCTTATAACTTCCCTGGGCACTTGCCTAACGGGCATATTGTGCCAGCTATTTTAGCGGGTAACACTGTGGTATTTAAACCCTCAGAGCTTACTCCTCATGTAGCACAATTTACTTTATCGCTGTGGTTAAAGGCAGGTTTACCTGCTGGTGTAATTAACCTAGTACAAGGCGAAATTGAAACGGGTAAGGCATTGGCCGCTCACCAAGACATAGATGGCTTATTTTTTACCGGTAGTTCTAATACGGGTCATTTATTACATAAACAGTTTGCTGGCCACCCGGGTAAAATTTTAGCGCTTGAAATGGGCGGCAATAACCCGCTTATAATTAAAGACGTAAACGATATTAGTGCTGCAGTACACGACATTATTCAATCAGGCTTTATTACCTCAGGCCAACGTTGTACGTGTGCACGCCGTGTATTTATTGAAAATTCGAGTAATGGCGATACCATTTTAGCTAAGCTTATTAGCGCCACTAACAATATTGTAGTTGATGACAGCTTTGCAACAGAGCAGCCATTTATGGGTGCTATGATCAGCGAAAAAGCAGCATTAGGTATGGTCGCTGCGCAAAATGAACTTGTCGCAAAAGGCGCCGAGATTTTAGTTGAACTTAAGCAATTAAAACCAGGCACTGGTTTTGTCAGCCCAGGTATTATTGATGTAACTAATGTTAGCGATATGCCAGATGAAGAGCATTTTGGGCCTTTAATAAAAGTATACCGTTACAGCGATTTTGACAGCGCCATTAATGAAGCAAATAACACCAGCTTTGGTTTATCTGCCGGCCTACTCGCCGATAGCGAACACGATTATAGCCATTTTTTAAAGCGTATTCGTGCTGGCATTGTTAACTGGAATCGCCCCATTACCGGTGCGTCTAGCGCTGCACCATTTGGTGGCATTGGCGCAAGTGGTAATCACAGAGCAAGCGCCTATTACGCTGCCGATTATTGCGCCTACCCGGTAGCTTCTGTTGAATCAGACAAAGTAACCTTACCGCAAACCCTCGCGCCGGGCTTAATAATTGAATAA
- the astA gene encoding arginine N-succinyltransferase has protein sequence MQVLRPITANDFDALKQIAIESGHGFTSLPVDDTQLKEKIDRAEKSFAKNINKPLDESYLFVLEDSETGKVIGTTAIEAAVGLTVPLYHYHLGKTVHHSPTLNVYNTVDILSMCNDYTGCSEICTLFLREDSRTGLTGRFLSRSRFLFMAQHSERFADTVIAEMRGVSDEHGHSPFWQWLQEHFFSIEFPQADHLVGLGDKVFISELMPKYPIYVNLLSKKAQAVIGHVHEKTKPALKLLEKEGFEHRGYVDLFDAGPTVEAKLGNIRSIRESQVCPITIGELEHITQNSSDTLAICNHGVSDFRATFTKHAHYNHAKHTLIISQAVADALKLSQGDAARFFRL, from the coding sequence ATGCAAGTATTACGTCCTATTACAGCCAACGACTTTGATGCGCTTAAGCAAATAGCAATAGAGTCTGGGCATGGGTTTACCTCTTTGCCCGTGGATGACACCCAGCTAAAAGAAAAAATTGACCGCGCCGAAAAAAGCTTTGCTAAAAATATTAATAAACCATTGGACGAGAGCTATTTATTTGTTTTAGAAGACAGTGAAACAGGTAAAGTGATTGGCACAACCGCCATAGAAGCCGCTGTAGGCTTAACTGTGCCGCTATATCATTATCATTTAGGTAAAACAGTGCATCACTCGCCTACACTAAATGTATACAATACAGTTGATATTTTGAGCATGTGTAACGACTACACGGGTTGCTCTGAAATATGCACTTTGTTTTTACGTGAAGACAGCCGTACAGGCTTAACTGGGCGCTTTTTATCGCGCTCGCGCTTTTTGTTTATGGCGCAGCACAGCGAACGCTTTGCCGATACCGTCATTGCCGAGATGCGCGGTGTAAGCGACGAGCATGGCCACTCACCATTTTGGCAATGGCTACAAGAGCACTTTTTTAGTATTGAGTTTCCACAAGCTGATCATTTAGTCGGTTTAGGCGACAAGGTGTTTATTAGCGAGCTCATGCCTAAGTACCCTATTTACGTAAATTTACTGAGTAAAAAAGCCCAAGCTGTGATCGGTCATGTTCATGAAAAAACCAAACCCGCGCTTAAACTCCTCGAAAAAGAAGGTTTTGAGCATCGCGGCTATGTTGACTTATTTGATGCCGGCCCCACTGTAGAAGCTAAGCTAGGTAATATTCGCAGTATTCGCGAGTCTCAAGTGTGCCCTATTACCATAGGTGAACTTGAGCACATAACACAAAACAGTTCCGACACGCTCGCTATTTGTAATCATGGTGTGAGTGACTTTAGAGCTACATTTACTAAACACGCGCATTATAATCATGCAAAGCATACGTTAATCATTAGCCAAGCAGTGGCTGATGCACTTAAGTTAAGCCAAGGAGATGCAGCACGATTCTTTCGTCTGTAA
- a CDS encoding aspartate aminotransferase family protein, whose product MQVTRDLFNDVMVPNYNPSAVIPVRGVGSRVWDQDNNEFIDFAGGIAVNCLGHCHPALVSALKEQGEKIWHLSNVMTNEPALRLAKKMVDATFAEKIYFANSGAEANEAALKLARRFALDVHGAEKTQIIAFNKGFHGRTFFTVTVGGQAAYSDGFGPKPADIVHCDFNDINAFEALISDKTCAVMMEPLQGEGGIISPTDDFAHKVRELCTKHNALLIFDEVQTGVGRTGDLYAYQGLNVVPDILTTAKALGGGFPIGAMITTTAIAAHLKVGTHGSTYGGNPLACAVAEAAFDTVNTPKVLSGVKEREQLFRDGLNAINEKYNVFSEIRGKGLLIGAALNDKFAGRARDFLIASANNGLMNLVAGADVIRFTPSLVIPLEDIKEGLERFDKAVSDVVNG is encoded by the coding sequence ATGCAAGTAACTAGAGACTTATTTAACGATGTAATGGTACCAAACTACAATCCTTCAGCAGTTATTCCGGTACGCGGCGTAGGTTCGCGTGTATGGGATCAAGATAATAACGAGTTTATTGATTTTGCCGGCGGTATTGCGGTTAACTGTTTAGGCCATTGTCATCCGGCTTTAGTTAGTGCATTAAAAGAGCAAGGTGAAAAAATTTGGCACTTATCAAACGTAATGACCAATGAGCCTGCTTTGCGTTTAGCTAAAAAAATGGTTGATGCTACATTTGCTGAAAAAATCTACTTTGCCAACTCAGGTGCCGAAGCTAATGAAGCAGCGCTAAAATTAGCGCGTCGCTTTGCCCTTGACGTACACGGCGCTGAAAAAACGCAAATTATTGCTTTTAATAAAGGCTTCCACGGTCGTACCTTTTTTACCGTAACGGTTGGTGGTCAAGCAGCTTATTCAGATGGTTTTGGCCCTAAGCCTGCCGATATTGTGCATTGCGATTTTAATGACATTAACGCATTTGAAGCGCTTATTAGCGATAAAACCTGTGCGGTAATGATGGAGCCACTACAAGGTGAAGGCGGTATTATTTCACCTACAGACGATTTTGCACACAAAGTACGCGAGCTATGTACTAAGCACAACGCGCTGCTTATTTTTGATGAAGTGCAAACGGGTGTAGGCCGTACTGGCGATTTATACGCGTATCAAGGCTTAAACGTAGTACCTGATATTTTAACTACAGCAAAAGCGTTAGGCGGCGGTTTTCCTATTGGTGCCATGATCACCACCACAGCAATAGCAGCACATTTAAAAGTGGGCACACATGGCTCTACATACGGTGGAAATCCATTGGCCTGCGCCGTAGCCGAAGCAGCTTTTGATACAGTAAATACCCCTAAAGTACTTAGCGGCGTAAAAGAGCGCGAACAGCTGTTTCGTGATGGCTTAAATGCAATTAACGAAAAATATAATGTATTTAGTGAAATTCGCGGTAAAGGTTTATTAATTGGTGCAGCACTAAACGACAAGTTTGCTGGGCGTGCGCGCGACTTTTTAATCGCCAGTGCTAACAATGGTTTGATGAACTTAGTAGCCGGTGCGGATGTTATTCGCTTTACTCCATCTTTAGTTATTCCGCTAGAAGATATTAAAGAAGGCCTAGAGCGCTTTGATAAAGCCGTAAGCGATGTAGTTAACGGTTAA